One genomic window of Chanos chanos chromosome 13, fChaCha1.1, whole genome shotgun sequence includes the following:
- the cdr2a gene encoding cerebellar degeneration-related protein 2, whose protein sequence is MLTDVIIEEDFEHKEEESWYSKKDLERDLHLAAELGKTLLDRNHELEQGLQQMYSTNQEQLQEIEYLTKQVDLLRQMNEQHAKVYEQLDIAARDLEQSNHRLVLDNRAAQHKIQSLTEMIDGLQMQMEGLQRQVEELKSAQSERCRRDLTEQRRCLGAQSISCLKELYDLQHDKFVSSESLRGEQSWPALDSCLVEEENSSMQRSVETLQAQLASERARREGAEREMALTLQENDALEQRLALLEGSRRRQAELEAEVEELRQLWRAETASARRVDLLLPDAVFFPAEEKAAGDDKAEEAGPEAGASKAVIRGRRRCSSEVSHAEEIRRRHDRTCIRRAQAVKQRGISLLNEVDAQYSALQVKYEELLRRCQQGADSLSHKAVQTPAAQASTHPHAPDAPSRAIGSTATAAGGLSLADEIHQPEYKALFKEIFTCIQKTKEDLSENRNKPSLEE, encoded by the exons ATGCTCACCGACGTGATTATAGAAGAAGACTTTGAACATAAAGAGGAGGAATCGTGGTACAGCAAGAAGGATTTGGAGCGTG aTCTGCATTTGGCTGCGGAGCTGGGTAAGACCCTTTTGGACCGGAACCATGAGTTGGAACAGGGGCTCCAGCAGATGTATTCTACCAATCAGGAACAGCTGCAGGAGATTGAG TATCTGACTAAACAGGTGGATCTTCTGAGGCAAATGAATGAGCAGCATGCCAAAGTCTATGAACAGCTGGACATTGCTGCGAGAGACCTGGAACAGAGTAACCACAGGCTGGTTCTGGATAACCGTGCTGCTCAGCACAAGATCCAGAG cctgacGGAGATGATTGATGGGCTGCAGATGCAGATGGAGGGCCTGCAGAGGCAAGTGGAGGAGTTGAAGTCAGCGCAGTCGGAGCGCTGCAGACGTGATCTGACAGAGCAACGCCGTTGCCTTGGCGCCCAGAGCATTTCCTGTCTGAAGGAGCTCTATGACCTACAACATGACAA GTTTGTGAGCAGTGAGAGCCTGCGTGGGGAGCAGTCTTGGCCTGCGCTGGACTCCTGTCTCGTTGAGGAGGAGAACTCCTCTATGCAGCGCTCCGTCGAGACCCTCCAGGCACAGCTGGCGTCTGAGCGTGCTCGCAGGGAGGGAGCCGAACGTGAGATGGCTCTGACCCTGCAGGAGAACGACGCTCTAGAACAACGGTTGGCTCTTCTAGAAGGTTCTCGACGTCGGCAGGCGGAGCTGGAGGCGGAGGTGGAGGAGCTGCGCCAGCTGTGGCGCGCCGAGACCGCCAGCGCCAGGCGCGTGGACCTGCTCCTGCCCGACGCCGTCTTTTTCCCGGCCGAGGAGAAGGCGGCCGGCGACGACAAGGCCGAGGAGGCGGGGCCGGAGGCGGGCGCGTCCAAGGCGGTCATTCGGGGCAGGCGCCGCTGCAGCAGCGAGGTGTCCCACGCCGAGGAGATCCGACGCAGACACGACCGCACCTGCATCAGACGGGCTCAGGCCGTGAAGCAGCGCGGGATCTCCCTGCTGAACGAGGTGGACGCGCAGTACAGCGCCCTGCAAGTCAAGTACGAGGAGCTACTGCGACGctgccagcagggggcagacaGCCTCAGCCACAAAGCCGTGCAAACGCCCGCGGCTCAGGCCAGCACGCACCCGCACGCCCCAGACGCTCCCAGCCGCGCGATCGGCTCTACAGCCACCGCCGCGGGAGGCCTCTCTCTCGCCGACGAGATCCATCAGCCCGAGTACAAGGCCCTCTTCAAAGAAATCTTCACATGCATTCAAAAAACCAAAGAGGACCTGAGTGAGAACAGAAATAAGCCCAGTCTTGAAGAGTGA
- the mfsd13al gene encoding transmembrane protein 180-like, with protein MKSLRSLGMHPAALAYSMTTLGAGMMNSIFSFYYVKLFLNRYKISETAFHQSQVVYMIWNAFNDPLFGYLQDNSRVPCCSRRRLSILYGAPFYCLAFLLAWFPWRSYAPGDWLSGLHLMVTLCAFDGMLTFVLLAQCALFAEISGQHQNRLRLIKYNQVASLIGSSSVLFCGLISKNMENFPAFQGFSMMVALLACGCMLYTGFLSESRFDNKGSDADCQESAQPALSLSSVISMTWQILTNRDFQLFVVMNFFQVFMVAFCNNFTMIFAEHLIPPDVLPSFGKSIMYGAGFICPQLLVLCSQSLLHKFGYYKLILITFYVEAGAAVFMLLLGPKHYRILALFLTGNMVLVQAAFSLFNLPLADIVDSDLQKYKRRSPLSSMVFGTNALFTKPAQSLAPMLVVSILNQYGYETLKDVGNNADSSALESLHNVMFYMVCAVPMCVTALQALAWKPFSIRDSHTVDSKYIEDYSKEHEG; from the exons ATGAAATCCCTGAGAAGTCTTGGCATGCATCCGGCCGCGTTGGCATACTCCATGACAACACTTGGCGCTGGGATGATGAACAGCATCTTCAGTTTCTACTATGTCAAACTTTTTCTCAACAGATACAAAATATCAGAGACAGCCTTCCACCAGTCACAG gtGGTCTACATGATCTGGAATGCTTTCAATGACCCACTCTTTGGCTACCTCCAGGATAATTCACGAGTGCCATGCTGTTCCCGACGGAGGCTTTCCATCTTGTATGGAGCTCCGTTTTACTGTCTGGCATTCCTGCTCGCCTGGTTTCCGTGGAGATCCTACGCGCCAGGAGACTGGCTGAGCGGACTTCACTTAATGGTGACGCTGTGTGCGTTCGACGGCATGCTCACCTTCGTCCTGCTTGCCCAGTGTGCTCTCTTCGCCGAAATCTCCGGACAGCACCAAAACCGTTTACGACTCATCAAATACAACCAGGTGGCGTCCCTGATTGGCTCCTCTAGCGTTCTCTTCTGCGGTCTGATCTCCAAAAACATGGAGAATTTTCCTGCTTTCCAGGGTTTCAGCATGATGGTGGCATTGCTCGCCTGTGGATGTATGCTTTACACTGGATTCCTCAGTGAGAGCAGGTTTGATAATAAAGGTTCGGACGCAGATTGCCAGGAATCTGCTCAGCcagctctctcactgtcttctgTGATCTCCATGACCTGGCAGATCCTCACCAACAGAGATTTCCAACTGTTCGTGGTCATGAACTTCTTCCAGGTCTTCATGGTGGCCTTCTGCAACAATTTCACCATGATTTTTGCAGAACACCTCATCCCTCCAGATGTTTTGCCGTCGTTTGGGAAGAGCATCATGTATGGGGCTGGATTCATCTGCCCTCAG TTGTTGGTTCTGTGCAGTCAGTCTCTTCTCCATAAGTTTGGATACTACAAGCTCATCCTGATCACCTTCTACGTGGAGGCAGGAGCCGCTGTGTTCATGCTGCTTCTCGGTCCAAAGCACTATCGCATCCTGGCGCTGTTTCTAACCGGAAACAT GGTTTTGGTCCAGGCAGCTTTTAGTCTTTTTAATTTACCGTTGGCGGACATCGTTGACTCCGACCTTCAGAAATATAAACGCAG atctcctctgtcctccatgGTGTTTGGGACCAATGCCCTCTTCACTAAACCAGCACAGTCCCTGGCTCCCATGCTGGTGGTTTCTATACTGAACCAGTACGGTTATGAGACCCTGAAAGATGTGGGCAACAATGCAGACTCAAG TGCTCTAGAGTCACTACATAACGTGATGTTCTACATGGTGTGTGCGGTACCCATGTGTGTGACTGCGCTACAAGCACTGGCCTGGAAACCCTTTTCTATCAGAGACAGTCACACAGTAGATTCAAAATATATTGAGG ACTACTCTAAGGAACATGAAGGTTAG